One Acidimicrobiales bacterium DNA segment encodes these proteins:
- a CDS encoding Lrp/AsnC family transcriptional regulator, whose amino-acid sequence MAPGEQDVQLDEVDRRLVRALRADGRASVNELAARVSVSRATAYQRLARLRQGGVIRRFTVDVDHRKMGLPIAALVLVNVRQHSWRGVGDRLRHLPGVEWMALSSGTFDYVLLVRAPDIDHLRDVVLDDLQSIPEIQSSQTLVLLDEPPLGAGAS is encoded by the coding sequence ATGGCCCCGGGTGAGCAGGACGTCCAGCTCGACGAGGTGGACCGGCGCCTGGTGCGGGCGCTGCGGGCCGACGGGAGGGCGTCGGTCAACGAGCTGGCCGCCCGGGTGAGCGTCTCTCGTGCCACCGCCTACCAGCGCCTGGCCCGGCTCCGCCAGGGGGGCGTGATCCGCCGGTTCACGGTGGACGTCGACCACCGCAAGATGGGCCTCCCCATCGCCGCCCTGGTCCTCGTCAACGTGCGCCAGCACAGCTGGCGGGGGGTGGGCGACCGGCTCCGCCACCTCCCGGGGGTGGAGTGGATGGCGCTCAGCAGCGGCACGTTCGACTACGTGCTGCTGGTGCGGGCGCCCGACATCGACCACCTCCGCGACGTGGTCCTCGACGACCTCCAGTCCATCCCCGAGATCCAGTCGTCGCAGACCCTCGTCCTGCTCGACGAGCCCCCGCTCGGCGCCGGCGCCTCGTGA